A single window of Caminicella sporogenes DSM 14501 DNA harbors:
- a CDS encoding rod shape-determining protein, with the protein MFGFGAEIGIDLGTASVLVYIKGKGIVLQEPSVVAIDKNTDQILAVGSEARKMLGRTPGNIVAIRPLRDGVISDYEVTERMLRYFIQKTCGRKRFFKPKIIVCVPSGVTEVEKRAVIDATTEAGGGKTYLIEEPIAAAIGAGLDITKPDGNMVVDIGGGTADIAVISLGGIVVSESIKVAGDKFDDSIIKYMRKAHNILIGERTAEDLKINVGCAYPKLKTAKMDCRGRDLITGLPKTITVTSDEMLEALSEPVNAIADAVHAVLEKTPPELASDISTRGIVMTGGGSLLNGLNKLIEKRTGIPTYIAEDAISCVARGTGLSLNHLDVLEKSMMTGRKGRRRY; encoded by the coding sequence ATGTTTGGTTTTGGTGCGGAAATAGGAATAGACCTCGGCACAGCTAGTGTACTAGTTTATATAAAGGGAAAGGGTATAGTACTACAGGAGCCTTCTGTTGTGGCAATTGATAAAAATACAGATCAAATATTAGCAGTAGGTTCAGAGGCAAGAAAAATGCTTGGAAGAACGCCGGGAAATATAGTTGCAATCAGACCTTTGAGGGATGGAGTTATATCAGATTATGAAGTTACAGAAAGAATGCTTAGGTATTTTATACAAAAAACGTGTGGAAGAAAAAGATTTTTTAAGCCTAAGATAATAGTTTGTGTTCCGAGTGGAGTAACAGAAGTTGAAAAAAGAGCTGTTATTGATGCAACGACTGAAGCAGGTGGAGGAAAAACTTATCTTATAGAAGAGCCTATTGCAGCTGCTATAGGAGCTGGACTTGATATAACTAAGCCAGATGGTAATATGGTTGTTGATATAGGTGGAGGAACGGCAGATATTGCAGTGATTTCTTTAGGTGGTATAGTAGTTAGCGAGTCGATTAAAGTAGCTGGAGATAAATTTGATGATTCTATAATTAAATATATGAGGAAAGCTCATAACATACTTATAGGTGAGAGAACAGCTGAAGATTTAAAAATAAATGTTGGATGTGCATATCCTAAGTTAAAAACAGCTAAAATGGATTGTAGAGGTAGAGACCTTATAACAGGACTTCCTAAGACTATAACTGTAACTTCTGATGAAATGCTAGAAGCTTTAAGTGAACCTGTTAATGCTATAGCTGATGCAGTACATGCTGTACTTGAAAAAACACCTCCAGAACTTGCTTCTGATATAAGTACAAGAGGTATTGTTATGACTGGTGGAGGTTCACTTCTCAATGGATTAAATAAATTAATTGAAAAGAGGACAGGCATTCCTACTTATATAGCAGAAGATGCAATATCATGTGTGGCAAGAGGTACAGGATTATCCTTAAATCATTTAGATGTTCTTGAAAAAAGTATGATGACAGGTAGAAAAGGTAGAAGAAGATATTAA
- a CDS encoding flagellar hook-basal body protein, with amino-acid sequence MFRGLYISGSALMTNNRKIDVISNNIANINTTGYKKDLVLIESFEDTLISKINGDKPIENLGQVVNLKIKQVDNYYVAETEKGFFKINTPTGISYNRRAQFTVGEDGYLRTFYKNRNGEIDSSYGYQILGNKGPIYVGDGEFNINENGDVFVNGEVVDNILTKPHPLVIGTMSSGVKLERIETNFIQGQLIRTGNPLDFAIKGEGFFKIETEDGIRYTRNGSFKLNKNKELVTSEGYRVLGEYGPIILDGEKISLTPYGELMVDGEVVDKLSVVNIKNLRDLRKVGNALWKMEDNVEPVEEEFTGEIYQGKLEGSNVDPVKEMVEMMTLFRGYESNQRLIRAYDETIGKAVNDIGRV; translated from the coding sequence ATGTTTCGTGGACTTTATATATCCGGTTCGGCACTTATGACTAATAATAGAAAGATAGATGTAATAAGTAATAATATAGCAAATATAAATACTACTGGTTATAAAAAGGATTTAGTACTTATTGAGTCTTTTGAGGATACTTTAATAAGCAAAATAAATGGAGATAAACCTATAGAAAATCTGGGACAAGTTGTAAATCTTAAAATAAAGCAAGTAGATAATTATTATGTAGCGGAAACTGAAAAAGGATTTTTTAAGATAAATACACCTACAGGTATAAGTTATAATAGAAGAGCACAGTTTACAGTTGGAGAAGATGGTTATCTTAGAACTTTTTATAAAAATAGAAATGGAGAAATAGATAGTAGTTACGGTTATCAAATTTTAGGAAATAAGGGACCTATATATGTTGGCGATGGAGAATTTAATATAAATGAAAATGGAGATGTATTTGTAAATGGCGAGGTAGTAGATAATATACTCACTAAGCCTCATCCGTTAGTAATAGGTACAATGAGTTCAGGTGTAAAACTTGAAAGGATAGAAACGAATTTTATACAAGGACAATTAATAAGAACAGGCAATCCGCTTGATTTTGCTATAAAGGGAGAAGGATTTTTTAAAATTGAAACAGAAGATGGAATAAGATATACAAGAAATGGTTCTTTTAAATTGAATAAAAATAAGGAATTAGTAACATCAGAAGGATATAGAGTATTGGGAGAATATGGACCTATAATACTTGATGGAGAAAAAATATCTCTAACTCCTTATGGAGAATTAATGGTAGATGGTGAGGTGGTTGATAAGCTATCGGTAGTAAATATTAAAAATTTGAGGGATTTAAGAAAGGTAGGTAACGCACTTTGGAAAATGGAAGATAATGTAGAGCCGGTAGAAGAAGAATTTACGGGAGAGATATATCAAGGAAAACTGGAAGGTTCTAATGTTGACCCTGTAAAAGAAATGGTGGAAATGATGACACTGTTTAGAGGATACGAGTCAAATCAGAGATTGATAAGAGCATATGATGAAACAATAGGAAAAGCAGTTAATGATATAGGGAGAGTTTAA
- the flgG gene encoding flagellar basal-body rod protein FlgG encodes MRALWTAASGMKAQQLNIDTISNNLANVNTTGYKKQRVEFKDLLYEQLRNDNFNEGEGKPVNLEVGHGVMPSAIVKTFTQGSFEETNNELDLAIKGEGFFVVRDENDNLYFTKDGSFKLSIEDGEARLTTSDGYFVQGDIGDIELGSDIEEITISKDGVINVKRSDSDEPEEIGTLMIVKFPNPEGLESIGNNLFKQTVASGEYVESFEGDAGEVLQGFLETSNVQVVEEMIKLITAQRAYEINSKSIQTSDEMLQTANNLKR; translated from the coding sequence ATGAGAGCATTATGGACTGCTGCATCTGGTATGAAAGCTCAGCAACTTAATATAGATACGATTTCAAATAATTTGGCTAATGTAAATACTACAGGATATAAAAAGCAAAGAGTAGAATTTAAGGACCTTTTGTATGAACAACTTAGAAATGACAATTTTAACGAAGGAGAAGGCAAACCAGTAAACTTGGAAGTTGGACATGGTGTGATGCCTTCGGCTATAGTAAAAACATTTACACAAGGAAGTTTTGAAGAAACGAATAATGAACTTGATTTAGCTATAAAAGGAGAAGGATTTTTTGTAGTAAGAGATGAAAATGACAATTTATACTTTACAAAGGACGGAAGCTTTAAATTAAGTATAGAAGATGGAGAAGCAAGATTGACAACATCAGATGGTTATTTTGTACAAGGAGATATAGGGGATATAGAACTAGGAAGTGATATAGAAGAGATAACTATATCGAAAGATGGAGTAATAAATGTAAAGAGAAGTGATAGTGATGAACCTGAAGAAATAGGAACACTTATGATTGTAAAGTTTCCTAATCCTGAAGGACTTGAAAGTATAGGTAATAACTTATTTAAGCAAACAGTAGCTTCAGGTGAATATGTAGAATCTTTTGAAGGTGATGCAGGAGAAGTATTGCAGGGATTTCTTGAAACATCAAATGTGCAGGTAGTAGAAGAAATGATTAAACTTATTACTGCTCAGAGAGCTTATGAAATAAATTCAAAATCAATTCAGACATCTGATGAAATGCTCCAGACCGCAAACAACCTAAAAAGGTAA
- a CDS encoding rod-binding protein → MKINDINLQSKIYQSKIKASKQNTQQFKEMLEKAKQNNDTEALKSACKQFEAIFVNMLLKNMRKTVVEGGFIKKSHAREIFEGMLDEEIAKEVSKGQGIGLAKIMYEQLSKNINFDKE, encoded by the coding sequence ATGAAAATAAATGATATAAACCTGCAAAGTAAAATATATCAATCAAAAATAAAGGCATCAAAACAAAACACACAACAATTTAAAGAAATGCTGGAGAAAGCAAAACAAAATAATGATACAGAGGCTTTAAAATCTGCATGCAAACAATTTGAAGCAATTTTTGTAAATATGCTTCTTAAGAATATGCGAAAAACAGTAGTTGAAGGTGGATTTATAAAAAAAAGTCATGCAAGAGAAATATTTGAAGGAATGCTTGATGAAGAAATAGCAAAAGAAGTGTCAAAAGGACAGGGAATAGGATTAGCAAAGATTATGTATGAACAGTTATCAAAAAATATTAATTTTGATAAAGAATAA
- a CDS encoding tropomyosin: MEKLLREILEKVSSIDNKMESMEHRMESMDQRMKSMEQRMESMEHRMESMDQRMNAIEQRMDIIEQRMDNIEQRIDVIEQRMDNIEQRIDAIEQRIDTIEQRIDTIEQRIDNIEYRIDSIEETVISMDKRISSIDRRLGKVEEEVSTIKQDVIEIKTKQVTIYNQTADLTESSTEIKMRFNVVIRNQETIFEDIEVIKLEQKSMNAHFASINELLGEHEAGFRTLRRKKIL; the protein is encoded by the coding sequence ATGGAAAAACTTCTTAGAGAAATTTTAGAAAAAGTCAGTTCCATAGATAATAAGATGGAGTCTATGGAACATAGAATGGAATCCATGGACCAGAGAATGAAGTCTATGGAACAGAGAATGGAGTCTATGGAACATAGAATGGAATCCATGGATCAGAGAATGAACGCTATCGAGCAAAGAATGGATATTATCGAGCAGAGAATGGACAATATCGAACAAAGAATTGATGTTATTGAACAAAGAATGGACAACATTGAACAAAGGATTGATGCTATCGAACAAAGAATCGATACTATCGAACAGAGAATTGACACTATCGAACAGAGAATTGATAATATCGAGTACAGAATTGATTCCATAGAAGAAACAGTAATATCTATGGATAAGAGGATTAGTTCTATTGATAGGAGATTAGGCAAAGTAGAAGAAGAAGTAAGTACAATCAAACAAGATGTAATAGAAATAAAAACTAAACAAGTTACTATTTATAATCAAACTGCTGATTTAACAGAAAGTAGTACAGAAATAAAAATGAGGTTTAATGTTGTTATAAGAAATCAAGAAACAATATTCGAAGATATAGAAGTAATAAAATTAGAACAAAAAAGCATGAATGCTCATTTTGCATCAATAAATGAATTGTTAGGAGAACATGAAGCAGGATTTAGAACATTAAGAAGAAAAAAGATATTATAG
- the fabZ gene encoding 3-hydroxyacyl-ACP dehydratase FabZ, which produces MLNNIDIQNIIPHRYPFLLVDKIVEINPGQKAVGIKNVTINEPFFQGHFPGNPIMPGVLQVEALAQVGAVAVLSMEENKGKLAVFTGIDKLRFKRQVVPGDTLRLEVEIIKMRRNIGTGQAVAYVGDEVACKGEIMFALVEQE; this is translated from the coding sequence ATGCTAAATAACATAGACATACAAAATATAATTCCACATCGCTATCCATTTCTTCTTGTTGACAAAATAGTTGAAATAAATCCGGGGCAAAAAGCAGTAGGAATTAAAAATGTAACTATAAATGAACCGTTTTTTCAAGGACATTTTCCAGGCAATCCAATTATGCCGGGAGTACTCCAAGTAGAAGCACTTGCTCAAGTAGGAGCAGTAGCAGTGCTTTCAATGGAAGAAAACAAAGGGAAATTAGCAGTATTTACAGGAATAGATAAACTTCGCTTTAAAAGACAAGTAGTGCCGGGAGATACACTACGACTAGAAGTAGAAATAATAAAAATGAGAAGAAATATAGGAACGGGGCAGGCAGTAGCTTATGTAGGTGATGAAGTGGCTTGTAAAGGTGAAATAATGTTTGCGTTGGTAGAACAGGAGTAG
- a CDS encoding GumC family protein: MQYDEISLRELIEIILKQKNIIIGITIVSLLISFVVSFFVLDPVYEAKAVLMASQVTDKIRPIQKIEGIEGILDTISKYPQLTIETYKQQIKNPVILDEIIKELNLDKKGITRDSLANMIRLETIKDTNLITIKVQNTDKELATKIANTLSKKFIAFISEIVKEQANKSSNFISKQLEVEKAKLDKALLEYKNFLSQPRGVKELEKEIDSKLTLLTDYKTTLTTENVNELQLRAKLKQAQEELKNTEEKIKLNKSLSDEPYMAQVVNEKTQSTSTGLFNVTVTVEEKNDNYYSLKSQISKLKISLAESLAKQEKLKSEIEKVQKELETLQGELAEKKHKENLILRKVNIAQSTYDAFTKKLEEARIAQSSTIADSSIIIVSPAVDPIKPISPKKALNLAIAGVLGIMLGIFIAFFREYWKNSAVEKVSS; this comes from the coding sequence GTGCAATATGATGAAATAAGTCTACGTGAACTTATAGAAATAATATTAAAACAAAAAAACATAATAATAGGAATAACTATAGTGTCATTATTAATATCATTTGTAGTAAGTTTCTTTGTTTTAGATCCAGTTTATGAGGCAAAAGCTGTTCTTATGGCTTCTCAAGTAACAGATAAAATAAGACCTATTCAAAAAATAGAAGGAATAGAAGGTATATTAGATACAATATCTAAATATCCACAGCTTACTATAGAAACTTATAAGCAGCAAATTAAAAATCCTGTTATACTTGACGAAATTATTAAAGAATTAAACCTTGATAAAAAAGGAATAACAAGAGATAGTCTGGCAAATATGATAAGGCTTGAAACAATAAAAGATACCAATTTGATAACTATAAAAGTACAAAATACTGACAAAGAGCTAGCAACTAAAATAGCAAACACATTATCAAAAAAATTTATTGCATTTATATCTGAAATAGTAAAAGAACAAGCCAATAAATCATCAAATTTTATTTCAAAACAGTTAGAAGTAGAAAAGGCTAAGCTTGACAAAGCATTGCTTGAATATAAAAACTTTTTATCTCAACCTAGAGGAGTAAAAGAACTTGAAAAAGAAATAGACTCTAAGTTAACACTATTAACTGATTATAAGACAACTCTTACTACTGAAAATGTTAATGAATTACAATTAAGAGCAAAATTAAAACAAGCACAAGAAGAATTAAAAAATACCGAAGAAAAGATTAAGTTAAACAAATCACTTTCTGATGAACCTTATATGGCACAAGTAGTTAATGAAAAAACTCAAAGTACAAGTACTGGTTTATTTAATGTAACAGTAACAGTAGAGGAAAAAAATGATAATTATTACTCATTAAAATCTCAAATTTCAAAATTAAAAATTTCTTTAGCAGAAAGTTTAGCAAAACAAGAAAAACTTAAAAGTGAAATAGAAAAAGTTCAAAAAGAACTTGAAACTCTACAAGGAGAATTGGCAGAGAAAAAGCATAAAGAGAATTTAATTTTAAGAAAAGTAAATATTGCTCAATCAACATATGATGCATTTACAAAAAAACTTGAAGAAGCACGTATAGCTCAATCATCAACAATAGCAGACTCAAGCATTATAATAGTTTCCCCAGCAGTAGATCCTATAAAGCCAATATCACCCAAAAAAGCTTTAAACCTAGCAATAGCAGGAGTATTAGGTATAATGCTCGGAATATTTATAGCATTTTTTAGAGAGTATTGGAAAAATTCGGCAGTGGAAAAAGTTAGTAGTTAG
- a CDS encoding four helix bundle protein, giving the protein MKNGFEDLEVWKKSHELTLEIYRLTNEFPKEERFRLIDQLCRSASSIPANIAEGKGRYHKNEFKHFLYVARGSLEETKYHLILAKDLGYIENEKFNELIKLIQQTGKMLNGLIKSL; this is encoded by the coding sequence ATGAAGAATGGATTTGAAGATTTAGAAGTTTGGAAAAAATCTCATGAATTGACACTTGAAATTTATAGATTGACTAATGAATTTCCTAAAGAAGAAAGATTCAGACTAATAGATCAATTGTGTAGGTCAGCAAGTTCAATACCAGCTAATATTGCAGAAGGAAAAGGAAGATATCATAAAAATGAATTCAAACATTTCTTATATGTAGCAAGAGGTTCACTTGAAGAAACTAAATATCATTTAATCTTAGCAAAGGACCTAGGATATATTGAAAATGAAAAATTCAATGAATTAATAAAATTAATTCAACAAACAGGTAAAATGCTAAACGGTTTAATAAAAAGTCTTTAA